AGAATGTGAATACTTGCTAGCGCAAGCCGGCAGTGTGCCAGAAATGAGCGAACTTCTTTAATGGTAACTTCAACGAAACCTAGATTATTTGTCATTATTCAGGCTGAATATTGACAAGGAAAGTGACATGAAGATGCATCATTTTGTTATTGTTCATGACACAACTAATGCTTTAATTTGGCTATGATAGTTATGTATTGTTGTGAAAATCTGGATATTAGGCTGAAATAGTGGATGGTAGGGGAGCAATTCGATTCATTCACATAAATTAGTTTATTCTTGAGCGGGTACAAAAAATAGATTCCCAAAATGAAAAAGACATGACAAATGATTGAGCTGTTGAGAAGAGCAACTTACAACAGACACATGAGTTTGTTGATACCCCAAATTGACGGTTTGATTTTTCTTAATGGTATTAAAGTAGAATTTTTCTTCGTCGATTAACATAGTTGGAACAGGTTGGTTTTCCTATTTCACCACATATTCCTTCCTCAATACTCATGGTTTTCCACGTAGCACCGAGAACAAGCTCAGCTTCTACTTGAAGTAGGGGGCTAGACACATAAAGCTATGTTTATCTCTCATTCTAAAAGAGAGTGAATATTTATCATTATTCAGGCTGAATATTGACAAGAGTTAAACGTAAAGTATCAAAAAATCGATACTTAAATAAGAAAGCGTATCAGTATAGTGATACGATGTTACTGTGTTCCTCTAGATTAGATATTAATTATGGCTAAACATCTACATTCTCAGTATTTCGTAAAATCCATTGCAATTAAGCAGTTAAAGGAAAAAGTGAATAGTTTAATTGGCTTAAGGTTGCCGACAATGCCCAAACAAGGTTGGGTTCGCACTATTCGTGAAGCACTAGATATGTCAGGAGCTCAACTAGGGGCTAGGTTAGGTATATCTCGTAATAAAATTTCGATTCTTGAACGAAAAGAAGCAGACGGCAGCATAACAATAAATCAATTAAAGCAGTTAGCATCAGGCGTAGATTCTGAGTTGCTCTATGCCATTGTACCGAAACAAACAGTGGAACAAACCATAGAAGAACGAGCTTATGATTTGGCGAAAAATTTAGTTGATATTACTAATCAACATATGTTTTTGGAAATGCAGCAACTAAGTCCTGAAAAACAAAATGAAATGATTAGGTTATTGGCTGATGAAATAAAACAATCAGGTGGTCGGGCGCTGTGGAAGTCTTAATAAAAGTAATGATTATTAGTATAGAGAGAGCATTGAAATAAAACTGAGGCTTTTTTAATGAAGTCTCAGTTTATTATCTAAACTTAATTATTGTGATTACTTATTATTTTAGTTATTGCCTGATCCAACTCATCTTGAACCTTCTTCGGCAATCTTCCAAACTCATACGAGAAGTTACGGCCTTTCACGCGCTTACGTGCAAACACGCCTTTGGTCTCGAACTCTGCTAATGGGGTGACTTCAGCTTTGTCTCTTTCTTGCTTAGCTTCGGCTATTTTTAGCTCAGCTTTGATCGCTGAAAGTAGGGCGTCTTTTTGCTCTTCTACTGAATATTCAACCTGAATATTGACAAGTTTTTTCTCAATGGTTTTGATAAATGA
The genomic region above belongs to Vibrio casei and contains:
- a CDS encoding mobile mystery protein A, which gives rise to MAKHLHSQYFVKSIAIKQLKEKVNSLIGLRLPTMPKQGWVRTIREALDMSGAQLGARLGISRNKISILERKEADGSITINQLKQLASGVDSELLYAIVPKQTVEQTIEERAYDLAKNLVDITNQHMFLEMQQLSPEKQNEMIRLLADEIKQSGGRALWKS